In Caldicellulosiruptor morganii, the following proteins share a genomic window:
- the csm4 gene encoding type III-A CRISPR-associated RAMP protein Csm4, translating into MSTTKLFRVKLKFKTPVHFGDREKTYNTTQTMAHSDTIMSAIINAYSLLFGKEKADGLVKSFLEGKPVFKVSSTMPYVNSRYFVFKPMGLDLSRYVSVDDIKKIKKVKFVCEEDLKNLFKGDYEPVGEFLVRSDEKDMFSSSFVSVKERPRVAMDRITSSPNIYYFSHCQFKEDAGLWFYLEILDLAQEKEIKAAVRLLGDEGIGGERTAGLGLFEPEFLEVSDKDKKQASHYMLLSLANPKDSSEIEKFEYYDIITRSGYIYSKGDWGAKKKIVRMFSEGSVVKGEVFGRVVDVTPANYNLHPVLRYGLAFLIPLPEGVSFVDCQNISA; encoded by the coding sequence ATGAGCACAACAAAGCTTTTTAGAGTAAAATTGAAATTCAAAACACCGGTTCATTTTGGTGACAGAGAAAAAACATACAACACAACCCAAACAATGGCACACTCTGACACCATTATGAGCGCAATAATTAATGCATATTCTCTGCTTTTTGGCAAAGAGAAAGCTGATGGGCTTGTAAAAAGCTTTTTGGAAGGCAAGCCGGTATTCAAAGTATCCTCAACCATGCCATATGTGAACAGCAGATACTTTGTATTCAAGCCCATGGGGCTTGATTTGAGCAGATATGTGAGCGTCGATGATATAAAGAAAATAAAAAAGGTGAAGTTTGTATGTGAAGAGGATTTGAAAAATCTTTTTAAAGGTGATTATGAGCCGGTTGGTGAATTTCTGGTAAGATCAGATGAAAAGGATATGTTTTCATCCTCATTTGTGAGCGTAAAAGAAAGACCGAGAGTGGCTATGGATAGAATAACAAGTTCTCCAAATATATACTATTTTTCGCACTGCCAGTTCAAAGAAGATGCAGGGCTGTGGTTTTACCTTGAGATTCTGGATTTAGCTCAGGAAAAAGAGATAAAAGCAGCTGTAAGGCTTTTGGGAGATGAAGGAATAGGTGGCGAGAGAACAGCCGGCCTGGGATTATTTGAGCCTGAGTTTTTGGAAGTGTCAGATAAAGATAAGAAACAAGCTTCGCATTACATGCTTTTGTCTCTTGCAAATCCAAAGGATAGCAGCGAAATAGAGAAATTTGAATACTATGATATAATTACAAGATCAGGTTATATATACTCAAAGGGTGATTGGGGAGCGAAGAAGAAGATTGTCCGGATGTTTTCTGAAGGCAGTGTTGTAAAAGGCGAAGTTTTTGGCAGGGTGGTTGATGTGACGCCAGCAAACTACAATTTGCATCCAGTTTTAAGGTATGGTCTGGCGTTTTTGATTCCCCTGCCGGAGGGGGTGAGCTTTGTTGACTGCCAGAACATATCAGCTTGA
- the csm5 gene encoding type III-A CRISPR-associated RAMP protein Csm5 — protein sequence MTARTYQLEVLTPVIIGGQDKIQNFEFIREGDNLRVVNFDKLFELSISKQGLLDTVVRALETNPRTFRLNEVLEKYAIDANRVTRYRIKLDGVKGNANEIVAFIKSAGRAYIPGSSLKGAMRSFITKALKDDFIKKYEEALEKAGDKKFNTQDKKDKVNPQEVDNYPENSIFQQPHFSPFKFLQVSDSEFVPYDRMCIYEIKVMNICNGNVKWYNSFNKGENFDNPQQGLSILAEGISPGTHISGKIKVDDGFVTGRQPVAGLKDKLSVAGENRGVEFLAKAINLASERYIIKELEFYQKYKVTQIVAEYTKLLKLLKSLAPNQFLIQLGFSTGYLSKTVGMYFKKDSFEKLKIIMGEKSKIHKELFPKTRRVIFKNGAVSTIPGWVKVTIV from the coding sequence TTGACTGCCAGAACATATCAGCTTGAAGTTTTAACTCCTGTAATAATAGGCGGGCAGGATAAGATTCAGAATTTTGAATTTATTAGAGAAGGAGATAATTTAAGAGTTGTAAATTTTGACAAACTGTTTGAGCTGAGCATTTCCAAACAGGGTTTACTTGACACAGTTGTTCGTGCACTTGAGACAAATCCAAGAACATTTAGACTCAACGAGGTTTTAGAGAAATATGCAATTGATGCAAACAGGGTTACAAGATACAGAATAAAACTGGATGGAGTAAAAGGAAATGCAAATGAAATTGTGGCATTTATAAAAAGTGCCGGGCGTGCATACATTCCCGGCTCCTCTTTAAAAGGAGCTATGCGTTCATTTATTACAAAGGCTTTGAAAGATGATTTTATAAAAAAGTATGAAGAGGCGCTTGAAAAAGCCGGTGATAAAAAGTTTAACACACAAGATAAGAAAGATAAAGTGAATCCCCAAGAAGTTGACAATTATCCAGAGAATAGTATTTTCCAGCAACCTCACTTTTCACCTTTTAAATTCCTTCAGGTAAGCGACAGTGAATTTGTGCCATACGACAGGATGTGTATTTATGAGATAAAGGTGATGAACATCTGCAATGGCAATGTGAAGTGGTACAATTCATTTAACAAAGGAGAAAACTTTGACAATCCACAGCAGGGACTTTCTATTCTGGCAGAGGGTATAAGCCCGGGAACACATATAAGTGGAAAAATAAAGGTTGATGATGGATTTGTAACAGGCAGGCAACCTGTTGCGGGGTTGAAAGATAAATTAAGCGTTGCTGGAGAAAACAGAGGTGTGGAATTTCTGGCAAAAGCAATCAACCTGGCAAGCGAGAGATATATAATAAAAGAGCTGGAGTTTTATCAGAAGTACAAAGTGACGCAGATAGTGGCAGAGTATACAAAGCTGCTGAAACTTTTGAAAAGCCTTGCCCCAAACCAGTTTTTGATACAGCTTGGATTTTCAACAGGGTATTTGTCAAAAACTGTGGGGATGTATTTTAAAAAGGATAGCTTTGAGAAGTTAAAGATTATAATGGGCGAAAAATCAAAAATTCATAAAGAACTTTTCCCAAAGACAAGAAGAGTTATCTTCAAAAACGGCGCAGTTTCGACAATTCCCGGCTGGGTAAAGGTAACTATTGTCTGA
- a CDS encoding CRISPR-associated helicase/endonuclease Cas3: MEKTLFFFEKPSGLYSHPAKDKTQMGAKLLEEHLVNTSFLAQKFASEKNLPLCTTDFLVQISKFTALLHDIGKATSFFQSYLFDKKKSKSRLSRHSLLSAICVWGVLSRLIREGKIREDKGFENYSAILAFFAVLKHHGDLEAAYDMAFIGEDDIDLCYEQIEHIDKSRFDVLVSNLSTFAEEVEFLNVAMLREFIDKAKDSINCFRRAFRKLNDSDMKFFFFLNLLFSILIDADKTEAIFGTCVDIPKLNISHLDVDRFRKSIFKKENFENSIKALRDRAFEEALSTDIYPEKRIYTLCLPTGLGKTIISFAFALKIKNLAQEKFKTDFRIIYSLPFLSIIEQNYNVLLQILSFLNIATSSDTILKHHHLSEVEYKTKQFRKSEKEEQTNDEEAFNTDIAKLLIEGWNSNIIVTTFVQFLESILTNRNLNLRKFHRIANSVIILDEVQAISSEYWFLCRNLLQKMCCHLNCYIILSTATMPFIVEKEKAVEIVKKEYYFGKTCRTDLFFDKNFSDLRIEEFAEKFTFEEDKTYLFVLNTVESAKMLYELILQKYPYLEEKITILTTHIIPKERLKRIEAIKNKNYKIVISTQLVEAGVDIDFDNVIRDIAPLDSIIQAAGRANREGKKGKSKVTVVKLVSEKGRLFATEVYDSILIDVTKNILEQYNRKISESEFANLVEEYYKQLAKRGVFETSSHERGTSQKFIEAICQLFYTSPDSEQVAIGSFRLIKDEPYKVDVFVEADEEAKIIWQRFVEICNIKDIFERKKRFLEIRKNFYDYVISVPKKDNIPVNFENMILYVPNSQLHDFYDIKTGFKTKGESYYSF; encoded by the coding sequence ATGGAGAAAACATTGTTCTTTTTTGAAAAGCCATCCGGGCTTTATTCTCACCCCGCAAAAGACAAAACTCAAATGGGTGCAAAGCTTCTGGAAGAACACCTTGTAAACACAAGCTTTTTGGCTCAGAAATTTGCCTCTGAAAAGAATTTGCCTCTTTGCACAACAGACTTTCTTGTGCAGATTTCAAAATTCACAGCCTTGCTGCATGACATCGGCAAGGCAACTTCTTTTTTTCAGAGCTATCTTTTTGATAAGAAAAAATCCAAATCCAGACTATCAAGGCACTCTCTTCTGTCTGCAATTTGTGTATGGGGAGTGCTATCAAGGCTCATAAGGGAAGGAAAAATCAGAGAAGATAAAGGGTTTGAAAACTATTCTGCAATCCTTGCATTTTTTGCCGTTTTAAAGCATCATGGTGATTTAGAAGCAGCCTATGATATGGCATTTATCGGTGAAGATGACATTGACCTGTGTTATGAACAGATAGAACACATTGATAAAAGCAGGTTTGATGTGCTTGTTTCCAACCTTTCCACTTTTGCAGAAGAAGTTGAATTTTTAAATGTTGCAATGCTCAGAGAATTCATAGACAAAGCAAAAGATTCTATTAACTGTTTCAGAAGGGCATTCAGGAAGCTAAATGACTCTGATATGAAATTTTTCTTTTTCTTGAACCTGCTATTCTCCATTTTGATAGATGCTGACAAAACAGAAGCAATCTTTGGCACATGTGTTGATATTCCCAAGCTGAATATCTCTCATCTTGATGTTGACAGATTCAGAAAAAGCATTTTTAAAAAAGAAAACTTTGAAAATTCAATAAAAGCATTAAGAGACAGGGCTTTTGAAGAAGCTCTATCAACCGATATTTACCCAGAAAAGCGAATTTACACACTTTGCCTTCCAACAGGGCTTGGTAAAACCATAATTTCCTTTGCATTTGCACTCAAAATCAAAAACCTTGCTCAAGAAAAGTTTAAAACAGATTTTAGAATAATTTATTCTCTGCCTTTTCTGTCTATTATTGAGCAAAATTACAATGTACTATTGCAGATTCTGAGCTTTCTGAATATTGCCACATCCTCAGATACAATCTTGAAGCATCATCATTTGAGCGAGGTTGAATACAAAACTAAACAGTTCAGAAAAAGCGAAAAAGAAGAACAAACCAATGATGAGGAGGCATTTAACACAGACATTGCAAAGCTTTTAATAGAGGGATGGAACTCAAATATAATTGTCACAACGTTTGTGCAGTTTTTGGAAAGTATACTTACAAATAGAAATTTAAACCTCAGAAAATTTCACCGCATTGCTAACTCTGTGATAATACTTGATGAGGTGCAGGCTATAAGCTCAGAATACTGGTTTTTGTGCAGAAATCTTTTACAGAAAATGTGCTGCCATCTTAACTGCTACATAATTCTTTCAACCGCCACCATGCCATTTATTGTTGAAAAGGAAAAAGCGGTTGAGATTGTAAAGAAAGAGTATTATTTTGGCAAAACGTGTAGAACAGATCTTTTTTTTGATAAAAACTTTTCAGACTTGAGGATTGAAGAGTTTGCCGAAAAATTCACCTTTGAAGAGGACAAAACCTATCTTTTTGTGCTGAATACAGTTGAAAGCGCAAAAATGTTATATGAACTCATTTTGCAAAAATACCCCTATTTAGAAGAAAAAATAACCATCCTTACAACTCATATAATACCAAAAGAGAGGTTAAAAAGGATTGAGGCTATTAAAAATAAAAACTACAAAATAGTCATCTCAACCCAGCTGGTGGAAGCCGGGGTTGATATTGACTTCGATAATGTTATAAGAGACATAGCACCTCTTGACTCAATCATCCAGGCAGCAGGACGGGCAAACAGAGAAGGCAAAAAAGGAAAAAGCAAGGTTACAGTTGTTAAGCTTGTTTCTGAAAAAGGAAGACTTTTTGCAACAGAGGTTTATGACAGCATTTTGATTGATGTTACAAAAAACATCTTAGAACAATACAACAGAAAAATAAGCGAAAGTGAATTTGCAAACCTGGTTGAAGAATACTACAAACAGCTTGCAAAACGTGGCGTTTTTGAGACAAGCAGCCATGAAAGAGGGACTTCACAGAAATTCATTGAGGCCATCTGCCAGCTTTTTTACACATCGCCTGACTCAGAACAAGTTGCAATTGGAAGCTTCAGACTAATCAAAGATGAGCCATACAAAGTGGATGTGTTTGTTGAAGCAGATGAGGAAGCAAAAATCATCTGGCAGAGATTTGTTGAAATTTGCAATATTAAAGACATTTTTGAAAGAAAAAAGAGGTTTTTGGAGATTCGCAAAAACTTTTATGACTATGTCATCTCTGTCCCCAAAAAAGACAACATCCCTGTTAATTTCGAAAATATGATATTATATGTGCCAAATTCTCAGCTGCACGACTTTTATGATATCAAGACAGGTTTCAAAACAAAGGGAGAAAGCTATTATAGTTTTTGA
- the cas5b gene encoding type I-B CRISPR-associated protein Cas5b, whose product MKVAVFDIKADFGFFGKFYSTSSPITYPFPPFPTIQGMVGAILGLDKKEYLEALEHGKFAAGIRILNPVKKIRMGINHIDTKYNRWQPIKTKDRQPRTQMRFELLKDPCFRIYVTFEQQGMFSKLVDFLQQHKSFFTLSMGLSEFIADFEFTGVYEAFEKHMPADYVNICTPISPKNLQETDAPIKIEEGKSYFKERMPLIMNSSREVIEYEDFIFEPSGKEILAKPLKFLEVENGENIVLF is encoded by the coding sequence ATGAAAGTAGCTGTGTTTGATATCAAAGCCGACTTTGGTTTTTTTGGAAAGTTCTACTCAACATCATCCCCAATAACATACCCCTTCCCGCCATTCCCAACCATTCAGGGAATGGTGGGAGCTATTCTGGGGCTTGATAAAAAGGAATACCTTGAAGCTTTAGAGCATGGCAAGTTTGCTGCTGGGATTAGAATTTTAAACCCTGTGAAAAAAATCAGGATGGGAATAAACCACATAGACACAAAATACAATAGATGGCAGCCAATAAAAACAAAGGATCGTCAGCCTCGAACACAGATGAGGTTTGAGCTTTTAAAAGATCCTTGCTTCAGAATATATGTGACATTTGAGCAGCAAGGCATGTTCTCAAAACTTGTGGACTTTTTGCAGCAGCATAAAAGCTTTTTTACACTCTCAATGGGACTTTCTGAATTTATCGCAGACTTTGAATTTACAGGCGTATATGAAGCTTTCGAAAAGCACATGCCAGCTGATTATGTAAACATTTGCACACCCATTTCGCCAAAAAACCTGCAAGAAACTGATGCACCAATAAAGATTGAAGAGGGAAAAAGTTACTTTAAAGAAAGAATGCCCCTTATCATGAACAGTTCAAGAGAGGTTATAGAGTATGAAGATTTTATATTTGAGCCAAGCGGGAAAGAAATACTTGCAAAACCCCTGAAGTTCCTGGAGGTTGAAAATGGAGAAAACATTGTTCTTTTTTGA
- the cas7b gene encoding type I-B CRISPR-associated protein Cas7/Csh2 gives MGNLDNIIKNRSEILFIYDVTDANPNGDPLDENKPRIDPETDTCIVTDVRLKRTCRDYLAEYKNLPVFILREITQDGKLMTKAEKWEKHNLDEEKLKEFIDIRLFGGTITLKSKDKKKKGSSEEDGSENTGAITFTGPVQFKFGRSLHKVEYMLLKGTTVMPSGEGKDQGTFTECYILPYALIAFYGVINENAALCQNIPLTEEDVQLLLESLWCGTKNLISRSKFGQMPRLLLRVEYNQSSFYIGELDRLVKLISQKSDVAIRSPEDYQLDITKLVEKLKKYQDRIQKLEVAFDDSISFICEGVPLDISRAFSFLGDRLKIIQFE, from the coding sequence ATGGGAAATTTGGATAACATTATTAAAAACAGGTCTGAGATTTTGTTCATTTACGATGTTACAGATGCAAATCCAAACGGCGATCCGCTTGATGAGAACAAGCCACGAATTGACCCTGAAACAGACACATGCATAGTGACAGATGTGCGCCTTAAAAGAACATGCAGAGATTACCTTGCAGAGTATAAAAACCTGCCTGTGTTCATCTTAAGAGAAATTACACAGGATGGAAAGCTTATGACAAAAGCTGAAAAATGGGAAAAGCACAACCTTGATGAAGAAAAACTGAAAGAATTCATTGACATAAGGCTCTTTGGCGGCACAATTACACTGAAAAGCAAGGATAAGAAGAAAAAAGGCAGCTCAGAAGAAGACGGTTCAGAAAATACAGGTGCTATCACCTTCACCGGTCCTGTTCAGTTCAAGTTCGGAAGGTCTTTGCATAAAGTTGAGTACATGCTCCTGAAAGGCACAACAGTCATGCCATCAGGCGAAGGGAAGGACCAGGGAACATTCACAGAATGCTATATTCTGCCATACGCACTGATTGCCTTTTATGGAGTTATAAACGAAAATGCAGCCCTGTGCCAGAACATTCCTTTAACCGAAGAGGATGTTCAGCTTCTTTTGGAATCTCTCTGGTGCGGAACAAAAAATCTGATTTCACGTTCAAAGTTTGGTCAGATGCCAAGGCTTCTTTTAAGGGTTGAATACAACCAGAGCAGCTTTTACATCGGGGAGCTTGACAGGCTTGTAAAGCTCATTTCCCAAAAGTCCGACGTTGCTATACGCTCACCTGAGGATTATCAGCTTGACATAACAAAGCTTGTTGAAAAGTTAAAAAAGTATCAGGACAGAATTCAGAAGCTTGAGGTTGCCTTTGATGACTCAATCAGCTTTATATGTGAAGGTGTTCCTTTGGATATTAGCAGAGCTTTTTCCTTCCTGGGTGATAGGTTAAAAATCATTCAGTTTGAGTGA
- a CDS encoding TIGR02556 family CRISPR-associated protein, with amino-acid sequence MIEAVAELGKFVVEGKSKTSSKTCDDNFTNTISSFLTPVESDRVLLICLEQKHLVFEYCGVEPQNPLESKAQFYLFSEGAKGGGTNLSPACILPKPKTKRDMTPEEIKQAIRENVENVFEKKVENWFSNKALPLAKKLSKQGDISDKDALFIQSISRAIENNREKIINHVTEHIFSEFEKLKSNILLTFSFDGKYIGEYEIFKRFLLELVKEKAGKSSSQNKTCSICKQKRENVSGTVNVFKFYTIDKPGFIKGGFSPQNAWKNFPVCSSCQQNLLEGRKYLEKNLKFNFYNYGQNKITYLLVPKPLFGRKEAYEELLDILTKTQKEIDSGKKLERLTNDEKEILEILSEQEDFISVTFLFMVPQQGAERIVLMIEDVFPSHLKKIFNAKRQTEKKHRKLSGEDETFTFDKIRYFFSKSNRLKKGTDLDSYFLEITESIFKKKPIDFHFLLHHFCRKLQDSFATDNFSELYRSCNYAMQVLEFLNNLEILKLKGDECGMSVGTPFDEILNEFPVASEKSAVKGIILTGALCDMLLRIQAAGLNKAPGKMPPFAKNLKGLRLKQSDIIALLPKIQNKLMEYSAFGKAKKLVAATASELLLRAPEDWKLSSDEVSFYFACGMNLGQKIKELAKKLTNDSEEQETEE; translated from the coding sequence ATGATTGAGGCTGTTGCTGAGCTTGGAAAATTTGTTGTTGAGGGAAAGTCAAAGACATCATCCAAAACTTGTGACGATAACTTTACAAACACCATTTCATCTTTTTTAACACCTGTAGAAAGCGACAGGGTACTTTTGATTTGCCTTGAACAAAAGCATTTGGTGTTTGAATACTGTGGTGTTGAACCTCAAAATCCCCTTGAATCAAAAGCTCAGTTTTATCTCTTTAGTGAGGGAGCAAAGGGTGGTGGCACAAATCTTTCGCCTGCGTGCATCTTGCCCAAGCCCAAAACAAAAAGAGACATGACACCAGAAGAGATAAAACAAGCTATAAGAGAAAATGTTGAAAATGTGTTTGAAAAAAAAGTGGAAAACTGGTTTTCAAATAAAGCGCTGCCTCTTGCAAAAAAGCTTTCAAAGCAGGGTGATATATCAGATAAAGATGCACTTTTTATTCAGAGTATATCCCGGGCTATTGAGAATAACAGAGAAAAGATAATCAACCATGTCACTGAGCACATCTTCTCAGAATTTGAAAAACTAAAAAGCAATATTCTTTTGACATTTTCATTTGACGGCAAATACATTGGTGAATACGAAATATTCAAAAGATTTTTACTGGAACTTGTAAAAGAAAAAGCCGGGAAGTCAAGCTCACAGAACAAAACCTGCAGCATTTGCAAGCAGAAAAGAGAAAATGTGTCTGGCACAGTCAATGTTTTCAAATTCTATACAATCGACAAGCCCGGGTTCATAAAAGGTGGATTTTCTCCTCAAAACGCATGGAAGAACTTCCCTGTATGCTCAAGCTGTCAGCAAAACCTTCTTGAGGGCAGAAAATATCTAGAAAAAAATCTTAAATTTAATTTTTACAACTATGGTCAAAACAAAATAACATATCTTCTTGTCCCCAAACCTTTATTCGGAAGAAAAGAAGCTTACGAAGAGCTACTTGATATTTTAACAAAAACCCAGAAGGAAATTGACTCAGGCAAAAAATTAGAAAGACTTACCAATGATGAGAAAGAAATTCTGGAGATTTTAAGTGAGCAGGAAGACTTTATCTCTGTTACATTCCTGTTCATGGTCCCACAGCAGGGTGCAGAGAGAATTGTTCTGATGATTGAAGATGTTTTCCCATCGCACCTGAAAAAAATATTTAATGCCAAAAGGCAGACAGAAAAAAAGCACAGAAAGCTTTCTGGTGAAGATGAGACATTTACATTTGATAAGATCAGATACTTTTTCTCAAAAAGCAACAGGCTGAAAAAAGGAACTGACCTTGACAGCTATTTTCTTGAGATAACCGAGAGCATCTTCAAGAAAAAGCCCATAGACTTTCACTTTTTGCTTCATCATTTTTGCAGAAAATTGCAGGACAGCTTTGCAACAGACAATTTCTCTGAACTTTACAGGTCCTGCAACTATGCAATGCAGGTTTTGGAGTTTTTGAATAACCTTGAAATTTTAAAGCTAAAAGGAGATGAGTGTGGTATGTCTGTTGGAACGCCGTTTGATGAAATCTTAAATGAATTCCCTGTTGCCTCTGAAAAAAGTGCTGTGAAAGGAATTATACTCACAGGTGCGCTCTGTGACATGCTTTTGAGAATCCAGGCGGCAGGGCTCAATAAAGCTCCGGGCAAAATGCCTCCATTTGCCAAAAATTTAAAAGGGCTGAGGCTAAAACAATCTGACATAATAGCTTTGCTGCCAAAGATTCAAAACAAGCTTATGGAATACTCGGCTTTTGGCAAGGCAAAAAAACTTGTGGCTGCCACAGCCTCAGAACTTTTGCTAAGAGCACCTGAAGACTGGAAACTGTCTTCGGATGAGGTGAGCTTTTACTTTGCCTGCGGGATGAATCTTGGGCAGAAAATCAAAGAGCTTGCAAAGAAGCTGACAAACGATTCTGAAGAGCAAGAAACTGAAGAGTAA
- the cas2 gene encoding CRISPR-associated endonuclease Cas2, with amino-acid sequence MYTILVYDVNQKRVAKALKVCRKYLNWVQNSVFEGEISEAKLKKLKLELKQKLNLEEDSVIIYNFQTRLYSSREILGVEKNNLDRFI; translated from the coding sequence TTGTACACAATCCTTGTGTATGATGTCAACCAAAAGCGTGTTGCAAAAGCATTAAAGGTGTGCCGGAAATACCTCAACTGGGTTCAAAACTCTGTGTTTGAAGGAGAAATCTCAGAAGCAAAGCTAAAAAAGCTAAAACTTGAACTTAAGCAAAAGCTCAATCTCGAAGAAGACTCTGTGATAATTTACAACTTTCAAACAAGATTGTATTCAAGTCGTGAAATTCTTGGTGTAGAGAAAAACAATTTAGATAGATTTATATAA
- the cas1b gene encoding type I-B CRISPR-associated endonuclease Cas1b, with protein sequence MKKPVYIFSDGVLKRKNNTLFFESEGVQKFIPVENTSEIYIFGEVDLNKRFLEFLTQSEIIMHFFNRFGYYVGSFYPREYLNSGYMILKQAEHYLDLQKRLALAKAFVKGAYKNMKQVLKYYQSRGIDSLDRYIQQMDNQFENIPDIDSIATLMAIEGNIRQTYYGSFDLIIDDDNFRFEKRTKRPPKNAINTLISFGNSMMYTIVLSEIYRTHLDPRIGYLHSTNFRRFTLNLDVAEIFKPVIIDRLIFSIISKNILKPEHFEEDFEGMLLKDDAKKLFINELEQRLSTTITVKNIGSHVSYRQLIRIELYKIEKHIMGEKEYEPYVTQW encoded by the coding sequence ATGAAAAAACCTGTTTATATCTTTTCAGATGGCGTTTTGAAAAGAAAAAACAACACCCTGTTTTTTGAAAGTGAAGGTGTGCAAAAGTTCATACCTGTTGAAAACACATCTGAGATTTACATCTTCGGTGAGGTTGATTTGAACAAAAGGTTTTTGGAATTTTTGACCCAGAGCGAAATAATAATGCATTTTTTCAACAGGTTTGGCTACTACGTTGGAAGCTTTTACCCGCGTGAGTATTTAAACTCCGGCTATATGATATTAAAACAAGCTGAACACTATCTTGATTTGCAAAAAAGACTTGCTCTGGCAAAAGCATTTGTAAAAGGCGCTTACAAAAACATGAAACAGGTTTTAAAATACTACCAGAGCCGGGGAATTGACTCACTTGACCGCTACATCCAGCAAATGGACAATCAATTTGAAAACATCCCTGACATTGATAGTATTGCAACTTTAATGGCAATCGAAGGAAATATCAGGCAAACATACTATGGCAGCTTTGACCTTATCATAGACGACGATAATTTCAGGTTTGAAAAGAGAACAAAGCGTCCACCCAAAAATGCCATAAATACTCTCATCAGCTTTGGAAACTCTATGATGTATACAATTGTGCTTTCAGAGATATACAGAACTCATCTTGATCCGCGGATTGGATACCTGCATTCAACCAACTTCAGAAGGTTTACACTCAACCTGGATGTTGCCGAGATATTCAAGCCAGTAATAATCGACAGGCTCATCTTTTCGATAATATCAAAGAACATACTAAAGCCTGAACATTTTGAAGAAGATTTCGAAGGAATGCTTTTGAAAGATGATGCAAAAAAACTGTTTATAAACGAGCTTGAGCAAAGGCTGTCAACCACAATAACTGTTAAAAATATTGGCAGCCATGTTTCATACAGACAGCTCATAAGAATTGAGCTCTACAAAATTGAAAAGCATATTATGGGCGAAAAAGAATATGAACCCTATGTAACTCAATGGTAA
- the cas4 gene encoding CRISPR-associated protein Cas4: MENFFDVKGSTIQAYIVCKRQAWLLSRNISPAGDNPFLEIGKLISQEYYKHDKKEVFFDGVVLDLIRNENEVLLVGEIKKSSKSKNAAMTQLKFYLYKLFKSNINARGKLLIPEEKKTFDVVLSFDDIRDIENLIEEISQFLSRSLPPEPQKIKACSKCSYKEFCWA, encoded by the coding sequence GTGGAAAATTTTTTTGATGTCAAAGGTTCAACCATTCAGGCGTATATTGTATGCAAAAGGCAGGCATGGCTTCTGTCACGAAACATCAGCCCTGCCGGTGACAACCCTTTTCTGGAGATAGGCAAGTTAATATCGCAGGAGTATTATAAGCATGACAAAAAAGAGGTGTTCTTTGACGGTGTTGTTCTGGACCTGATCCGCAACGAGAATGAGGTTTTGCTGGTTGGAGAAATAAAAAAGTCTTCAAAGTCAAAAAATGCTGCAATGACACAGCTCAAATTTTACCTCTACAAGCTTTTCAAAAGCAACATAAATGCCCGTGGAAAGCTTTTGATACCAGAAGAGAAGAAGACTTTTGATGTTGTGCTCTCGTTTGATGACATAAGAGATATTGAAAATCTCATTGAAGAGATTTCGCAATTTCTTTCAAGATCTTTACCACCCGAGCCACAGAAAATAAAAGCTTGTTCAAAATGCTCATACAAGGAGTTTTGCTGGGCATGA
- a CDS encoding type II toxin-antitoxin system HicA family toxin produces MKAYSSREIIKILMADGWYLEAVRGDLYQFKHPIKKGKVTVPHPKKNLPKRTIKSIFIQAGIEIEDI; encoded by the coding sequence ATGAAAGCTTATTCCTCGCGAGAGATTATAAAAATATTGATGGCCGACGGATGGTATTTAGAGGCAGTCAGAGGTGATCTCTACCAATTTAAACATCCTATAAAAAAAGGAAAAGTAACTGTTCCTCATCCCAAGAAAAATCTACCCAAGAGAACAATTAAAAGTATTTTTATTCAGGCTGGAATTGAAATAGAAGATATTTAA